One Catalinimonas alkaloidigena DNA window includes the following coding sequences:
- a CDS encoding HU family DNA-binding protein: MTKAEVINEIADKTGVDKVDVQVAIEAFFTVVKNSMAEGENVYVRGFGSFVNKKRARKVARNISKNTAIIIDEHFIPSFKPSKIFIEKIKDSDKLNTKEKPELVRV, translated from the coding sequence GTGACCAAAGCAGAAGTAATCAACGAAATCGCCGACAAGACCGGCGTTGACAAGGTCGATGTGCAAGTTGCCATCGAGGCGTTTTTCACAGTTGTGAAAAACTCTATGGCCGAAGGCGAAAACGTATATGTGCGCGGTTTCGGCAGCTTTGTTAACAAGAAACGCGCTCGAAAAGTGGCACGGAACATTTCCAAAAATACAGCCATCATTATCGACGAGCATTTCATTCCAAGTTTCAAGCCATCTAAAATTTTCATCGAAAAAATTAAAGATAGCGACAAGCTGAATACAAAAGAAAAGCCCGAGTTAGTGCGCGTCTAA
- the mutY gene encoding A/G-specific adenine glycosylase, producing the protein MTHPFAERLMAWYRRHARPLPWRNTRNPYYIWLSEIILQQTRVVQGQDYYLKFIETFPDVFALAKADEQQVLRLWQGLGYYTRARNLHYTAQYIATELNGKFPDTYQQLLQLRGVGKYTAAAIASFAFEEPVAVVDGNVYRVLARYFGEETDIASPKAYATFFALAQSLLPADQSATFNQAMMEFGAMQCVPVSPKCMFCPFQLECVAFATGRQAQLPVKQKKTKVRPRYFHYVVLRSEEGDVWLKPRTSNDIWKGLFDFYLVEGENEVVMESALLNDPLISSLRKEGTEESLSKQYVHILSHQKIYARFHTFVASGSLIERLVEKNAPGLRKIAADELTAYPLPVLIDKYLKETHF; encoded by the coding sequence ATGACGCATCCATTCGCAGAGCGGTTAATGGCTTGGTACCGCCGTCATGCACGCCCATTACCCTGGCGAAACACTCGTAATCCTTACTATATCTGGCTTTCTGAAATTATTTTACAACAAACACGCGTAGTGCAGGGACAGGACTACTACCTGAAGTTCATTGAAACATTCCCGGATGTGTTCGCCTTGGCCAAAGCCGATGAGCAACAGGTACTTCGACTCTGGCAGGGGCTAGGCTACTACACACGTGCCCGGAACCTGCACTACACAGCTCAATATATCGCTACAGAACTCAACGGAAAGTTTCCGGACACCTACCAACAGCTCCTTCAGTTGAGGGGCGTTGGGAAGTATACGGCGGCGGCCATTGCTTCTTTCGCGTTCGAGGAGCCGGTGGCGGTAGTCGACGGCAATGTGTACCGCGTATTGGCTCGCTACTTTGGTGAAGAGACCGATATCGCTTCGCCCAAGGCATATGCAACGTTCTTTGCGCTAGCCCAGTCGCTGTTACCCGCTGACCAGAGCGCTACCTTTAACCAGGCCATGATGGAATTCGGGGCGATGCAATGTGTTCCCGTCTCGCCCAAATGTATGTTTTGTCCGTTTCAACTGGAGTGTGTCGCCTTTGCAACAGGCCGCCAGGCCCAGCTTCCGGTCAAGCAGAAAAAAACCAAAGTTCGCCCCCGGTACTTTCACTACGTCGTGTTGCGAAGTGAAGAAGGCGACGTATGGCTGAAGCCCCGGACTTCCAACGATATCTGGAAGGGCTTATTTGATTTTTACTTGGTGGAGGGAGAAAACGAAGTGGTAATGGAAAGCGCGCTCTTGAACGATCCCTTAATCAGCAGCCTGCGAAAAGAAGGAACGGAAGAAAGCCTCTCGAAACAATATGTACATATTCTGTCTCACCAGAAAATATACGCGCGCTTTCATACTTTTGTGGCTTCCGGCTCGCTGATCGAGCGGCTGGTAGAGAAAAATGCGCCTGGATTAAGAAAGATAGCCGCAGACGAACTAACGGCTTATCCTTTGCCTGTGCTGATCGATAAGTACTTGAAAGAGACGCATTTTTAG
- a CDS encoding single-stranded DNA-binding protein — MASGVNKVILIGNLGSDPEIRHLESGSTVANFNIATSESYTSKNGERITQTEWHRLELWDGLARIAEQYLKKGNTIYVEGKLRTESWQDKDGVSRSTTRVRVTNLTMLGGGSGSSGGSSDYNGAPSSSATPVPPQRREEPVPPAMSSDGDDDELPF, encoded by the coding sequence ATGGCCAGTGGTGTTAACAAAGTGATTCTGATTGGCAATCTAGGCTCCGACCCAGAGATCCGGCATCTGGAAAGTGGCTCTACGGTAGCTAATTTTAACATTGCCACTTCAGAAAGCTACACCAGTAAAAACGGTGAACGCATCACCCAGACCGAATGGCACCGGCTTGAGCTGTGGGACGGACTAGCCCGTATTGCCGAACAGTACCTCAAGAAGGGAAACACCATCTATGTAGAAGGAAAGTTGCGTACGGAATCGTGGCAGGACAAAGACGGCGTTAGTCGGTCGACCACCCGTGTGCGCGTCACCAACTTGACGATGCTGGGCGGAGGCTCGGGCAGTTCGGGAGGCTCGTCCGACTACAACGGAGCCCCGTCGTCAAGTGCCACGCCAGTGCCCCCGCAGCGGCGGGAGGAGCCCGTTCCTCCGGCGATGTCGAGCGATGGCGACGATGACGAACTGCCGTTTTAA
- the gldE gene encoding gliding motility-associated protein GldE — protein MFYTVGGVILLILLVLSALISGAEVAFFSLPTEEVVRLQTGTPREQRIAELLHHPKRLLATILIFNNFINIGFVTLSTYMMLAYFGDDQPETALFVLSLIITFLIVFFGEVTPKVMAVQNNLTFARQVVGFISAADTFFYPLSYVLIHMGNFIERNIERKGYTLSVDELNHALDIASDEDTTSEERDILKGIVNFGTISVRQIMRSRMDITAFDIEFDYHQLLDKVNKSGYSRIPIYRETIDRIEGVLYTKDMLAYIEEDEHFEWQKLLRTCYFVPENKKIDDLLRDFQERRVHMAIVVDEYGGTSGLVTLEDIIEEIVGEINDEFDDDEDVIFTRLDNQTYVFEGKTSLNDFCKVVDVDPLLFEEVKGESESLGGLLLELSAKLPRAGETIKYENFVFQIVSVNAKRIKRVKVHITESDVSKKIV, from the coding sequence GTGTTTTACACCGTTGGCGGCGTTATCCTTCTCATTCTTCTTGTTCTCTCCGCGCTCATTTCCGGCGCTGAAGTGGCATTTTTCTCCTTACCGACTGAAGAGGTGGTACGTTTGCAAACCGGCACACCCCGCGAACAGCGTATCGCCGAATTGCTGCATCACCCCAAGCGGTTACTGGCCACCATCCTGATTTTCAACAACTTTATCAACATCGGGTTTGTCACCTTGTCGACTTACATGATGTTGGCTTATTTTGGCGATGACCAGCCCGAAACAGCCCTCTTCGTACTTTCGCTGATCATCACGTTCCTGATTGTCTTCTTTGGCGAAGTGACGCCCAAAGTCATGGCCGTGCAGAACAACCTCACGTTTGCCCGCCAGGTGGTCGGGTTCATCAGCGCCGCCGATACGTTCTTCTATCCGCTCTCGTATGTCCTCATTCACATGGGCAACTTCATTGAACGAAACATCGAACGGAAGGGCTACACCCTGTCGGTGGATGAGTTGAACCATGCCCTCGACATTGCTTCCGATGAAGATACGACCTCCGAAGAGCGCGATATTCTGAAGGGGATTGTCAACTTCGGTACGATTTCGGTCCGGCAGATCATGCGTTCACGGATGGACATCACGGCCTTCGACATTGAATTCGATTACCATCAGTTGCTGGACAAGGTGAACAAGTCGGGCTACTCGCGCATTCCGATTTACCGCGAAACCATCGACCGCATCGAGGGCGTGCTGTACACCAAAGACATGCTGGCGTATATTGAAGAAGATGAACACTTCGAGTGGCAAAAGCTGTTAAGAACGTGTTACTTCGTGCCGGAAAACAAGAAGATCGACGACCTGTTACGCGACTTTCAGGAACGGCGCGTGCACATGGCTATTGTGGTCGACGAATACGGAGGAACGAGTGGGTTGGTCACGCTGGAAGACATCATCGAAGAAATCGTCGGCGAAATCAACGACGAGTTTGACGACGACGAGGACGTCATCTTTACAAGGCTGGACAACCAGACGTACGTGTTTGAGGGAAAGACGTCGCTGAACGATTTCTGTAAAGTGGTGGACGTCGATCCGCTTCTGTTCGAAGAAGTAAAAGGAGAAAGTGAATCGCTGGGCGGGCTATTGCTGGAACTTAGTGCGAAACTTCCGCGTGCCGGTGAAACCATCAAGTACGAAAACTTTGTTTTCCAGATCGTCTCTGTCAATGCCAAACGCATCAAGCGTGTTAAAGTCCACATTACCGAAAGTGATGTTTCTAAAAAAATCGTGTAG
- the gldD gene encoding gliding motility lipoprotein GldD yields MFLKKSCSLGLLVGGLFLFSCSQEYTPKPKGFNRIDLPAPAFQPLETGHPYTFEFSKYAYATKDTTGLSEPHWIDIVYPDFGARISVTYKSLEQPKNQLVELTEDARRLTAKHQIRASAIDEAVLQTAAGQPAYVFELSGEVPSQFQFYTTDSTEHFLRGALYFQVASKNDSLAPVIDFIKSDIVHMLNTLHWTE; encoded by the coding sequence ATGTTTCTAAAAAAATCGTGTAGCCTGGGGCTGCTGGTGGGGGGGCTGTTTTTGTTTTCCTGCAGCCAGGAATATACCCCGAAGCCCAAGGGATTTAATCGAATCGATCTGCCAGCGCCAGCGTTTCAACCGCTCGAAACGGGACATCCCTATACCTTCGAGTTTTCGAAATACGCCTACGCTACCAAAGACACTACGGGCCTTTCCGAGCCGCATTGGATCGACATCGTCTACCCGGATTTCGGGGCCCGTATTTCCGTAACGTACAAGTCGCTCGAACAGCCCAAAAACCAACTGGTCGAACTGACCGAAGACGCGCGGCGCCTCACGGCCAAACACCAGATCCGCGCCTCGGCCATCGACGAGGCGGTGCTGCAAACCGCTGCCGGCCAGCCGGCCTACGTGTTTGAACTCAGCGGCGAAGTACCCAGCCAATTTCAGTTTTACACCACCGACAGTACCGAGCATTTCCTCCGAGGCGCGCTTTACTTCCAGGTAGCGTCAAAGAACGATTCGCTGGCCCCTGTCATCGATTTTATCAAAAGCGACATTGTGCACATGCTCAACACCCTTCATTGGACTGAGTAG
- the recG gene encoding ATP-dependent DNA helicase RecG, which yields MHPGFFNTKLEYLRGVGPQKAATLNKELELFTYGDLIQHYPFRYEDRSRFYDIGDLTDDLPYVQVKGHLVYKELIGEGPKKRLMARLRDQTGELELVWFQGIKWVQSRLKLQHEYVVFGKASSFQGKFSIAHPELELLAEAQPTAGFLQPVYHTTETMKRRFLDSRALGRIMRTLIELAKDKIPETLPHHLIDKYRLMSKAEAMMNIHFPEREDLLQRARFRLKYEELFYVQLRLLRQHSVQKETFRGYICSNVELITRFYNDHLPFDLTNAQKRVIREIFQDFKSGRQMNRLLQGDVGSGKTIVAFICMLLVIGSGYQACMMAPTEILADQHYTSLKEFAEALGIGIGKLTGSTTKRERAYLDEMLQNGQIQILVGTHALLEDWIEFPKLGLCVIDEQHRFGVAQRARLWGKNPEMPPHVLVMTATPIPRTLAMTVYGDLDVSVIDELPPGRKPIRTVHRFDKHRLRVFGFLKNEIEKGRQAYIVYPLIEESETLDYKDLMDGYESVSRYFPDYPLSIVHGKMKAREKDYEMARFVKGETKIMVATTVIEVGVNVPNASIMIIENAEKFGLSQLHQLRGRVGRGAEQSFCILMTGYKISKEGKIRLATMERTNNGFEIADIDLKLRGPGDLSGTQQSGVLNLLVADIAQDGKILQEARHDAQQIIADDPNLSAPEHQPIRHHIDSLRKDATNWSRIS from the coding sequence ATGCATCCCGGTTTTTTTAATACCAAGTTAGAATACCTCCGTGGGGTTGGGCCGCAAAAAGCCGCTACGCTTAACAAGGAACTAGAGCTGTTCACCTACGGTGACCTGATCCAACACTACCCGTTTCGTTACGAAGACCGCAGCCGGTTTTACGACATTGGCGATCTGACCGACGACTTGCCGTATGTGCAGGTGAAAGGCCATTTAGTCTACAAAGAGCTGATCGGGGAGGGGCCCAAAAAACGCCTGATGGCTCGCCTGCGCGACCAGACCGGCGAGCTGGAACTGGTTTGGTTTCAGGGCATCAAATGGGTACAGTCGCGTCTGAAACTCCAGCATGAATACGTCGTGTTTGGAAAAGCCTCTTCGTTTCAGGGAAAGTTTAGCATCGCTCATCCGGAACTGGAACTCCTCGCTGAAGCGCAACCTACGGCCGGATTTCTACAGCCAGTGTACCATACGACCGAGACGATGAAGCGCCGCTTCCTTGACAGCCGGGCGTTAGGGCGCATCATGCGGACGCTGATCGAACTGGCAAAAGACAAGATCCCCGAGACGCTGCCGCATCATCTGATTGACAAATACCGGCTGATGTCCAAGGCCGAAGCCATGATGAACATCCACTTTCCGGAACGCGAAGATTTGTTACAAAGGGCGCGGTTTCGTCTGAAATACGAAGAGCTGTTCTACGTGCAGTTGCGGTTGCTGCGCCAGCACTCCGTTCAGAAGGAAACGTTTCGGGGCTACATCTGCAGCAACGTGGAATTGATCACCCGTTTTTACAACGACCATTTGCCTTTTGATCTGACCAATGCGCAAAAGCGCGTGATCCGCGAAATCTTTCAGGATTTTAAGTCGGGGCGGCAAATGAATCGTCTGTTGCAGGGCGACGTGGGCAGTGGTAAAACCATTGTGGCGTTCATCTGCATGCTGCTCGTGATCGGCAGCGGCTACCAGGCATGTATGATGGCCCCGACGGAGATCCTGGCAGATCAGCACTATACCTCATTGAAGGAATTTGCCGAAGCGTTAGGGATCGGCATCGGAAAGTTGACGGGCTCCACCACCAAACGCGAGCGGGCTTACCTGGACGAAATGCTGCAAAACGGACAGATTCAGATCCTGGTAGGTACTCATGCTCTGCTCGAAGACTGGATCGAATTCCCGAAGCTAGGCTTATGTGTTATCGACGAACAGCACCGTTTCGGAGTAGCACAGCGGGCCCGCTTGTGGGGCAAAAACCCGGAGATGCCGCCCCATGTACTGGTGATGACCGCAACGCCCATTCCGCGCACCCTGGCCATGACGGTGTATGGCGACCTGGATGTGTCGGTTATAGACGAGCTGCCGCCGGGCCGTAAGCCTATCCGCACAGTTCACCGCTTCGACAAGCACCGCCTGCGGGTCTTTGGTTTCCTGAAAAACGAGATTGAAAAGGGACGGCAGGCCTACATTGTGTATCCACTGATCGAAGAGTCGGAGACGCTGGATTACAAGGACTTGATGGATGGCTACGAAAGTGTCAGTCGTTATTTTCCCGATTATCCGTTAAGCATTGTGCACGGCAAGATGAAAGCGCGCGAGAAAGATTACGAGATGGCGCGCTTCGTGAAGGGAGAAACCAAAATTATGGTAGCCACGACCGTTATCGAAGTCGGCGTGAACGTTCCCAATGCCTCGATCATGATCATCGAAAACGCTGAAAAATTTGGTCTGTCGCAATTGCACCAGTTGCGCGGCCGGGTAGGGCGGGGGGCTGAGCAGTCGTTTTGCATTCTGATGACGGGCTATAAGATCAGCAAAGAAGGAAAGATCCGGCTGGCGACAATGGAACGCACCAACAACGGCTTCGAAATTGCCGACATCGACCTGAAACTGCGCGGCCCCGGCGATCTGTCCGGCACGCAACAAAGCGGCGTGCTCAACCTGCTGGTAGCCGACATCGCACAGGATGGCAAGATTTTGCAGGAGGCCCGCCACGACGCCCAGCAGATCATTGCCGACGATCCGAACCTGAGTGCGCCCGAGCACCAGCCCATTCGTCACCACATCGATTCGCTCCGAAAAGATGCGACAAACTGGAGTCGCATTAGCTAA
- the mfd gene encoding transcription-repair coupling factor — translation MQVTDFLQLYKQDPLVQTLAEKLRASKSPHLHLKGLIGSLDAVVAAALFELRPSTFVYVLHDREEAAYFMNDLQFLLPKRPVLMFPTSYKRAYQFEEVDNANVLLRAEVLNHLNEHRMVGSHIVTYPEALTEKVINKRALTENTLSAKVGDQLDTNFLNEVLSSYDFERTDFVYEPGQYAIRGGIIDVYSFAGDLPFRIELFGDEVESIRTFDPNTQLSVEKRESVAITPNVQTKLTGESRESFFGFVPDGCVIWYKDWDLTLDIIGQSFEKVQQVFDQILEKNGERGVALPPDHLYETPTSFAKNAAAYPHIEFGNRFSREGSAADVIQFEAHPQPSFNKDFQLLADNLAETQAQEFVNIITAEMPKQTERLQTIFEELNPHLKFQPLNISLRQGFIDDLQKIVCYTDHQIFDRFHRYHTKDRYSKTKALTLKELQSLQPGDYVTHVDYGIGRFAGLEKVEVNGKAQEAIRLVYRDDDFLLVSIHALHKIARYSGKEGGPPQINKLGSAEWDQKKSKTKKKVKDIARELIELYAKRKAAPGIHYAPDGFLQAELESSFIYEDTPDQAKATTDVKNDMEQPYPMDRLVCGDVGFGKTEVAIRAAFKAVANGKQVAVLVPTTILAFQHFRTFSERLERFPVTIDYLNRFRTSAQSRETLKKTEEGKVDILIGTHRLVSKDVKFKDLGLLIVDEEQKFGVKVKDRLKEMRVNVDVLTLTATPIPRTLQFSLMGARDLSIIATPPTNRQPVTTELHVFNEEFIRDAISFELQRGGQVFFVHNRIQDIDEIANIILRLVPDAKVGVAHGQMEGAKLEKIMMKFMDGEYDVLVSTNIIESGLDIPNANTIIINRAHIFGLSDLHQMRGRVGRSNRKAFCYLVTSPVSMLTSDARKRLQTLEEFSELGDGFKVAMRDLDIRGAGNLLGGEQSGFITDLGFEMYHKVLDEAIQELKESEFRDLFQHEIDLKPEVPVPDCSIETDMEIIIPESYVASISERLNLYSKLDSIKNEAELEKFVASMTDRFGAFPPQVEDLIRTVRLRWKAERAGFEKLVLKENVMKGYFLPSDQEAYYKSETFGRILDYVQRHPKTCRMRETSKRLILTVQHVNSIEKAATILDQMVSILETSS, via the coding sequence TTGCAAGTCACTGATTTTCTACAGCTTTATAAACAGGATCCGCTCGTTCAAACGCTGGCTGAAAAGCTGCGCGCGTCCAAGTCGCCGCACCTGCACCTGAAGGGGCTCATCGGCAGCCTCGATGCCGTGGTGGCGGCGGCGTTGTTCGAACTGCGGCCGTCCACCTTTGTGTACGTATTGCACGATCGGGAAGAAGCGGCCTACTTCATGAACGACCTCCAGTTCCTGTTGCCGAAGCGTCCTGTGCTGATGTTCCCGACGTCGTACAAGCGGGCGTATCAGTTCGAAGAAGTGGACAACGCGAACGTGCTGCTGCGGGCCGAAGTGCTCAACCACCTGAACGAACACCGCATGGTGGGTTCACACATCGTGACGTACCCGGAAGCCCTGACCGAAAAAGTGATTAACAAGCGGGCGTTAACCGAAAATACGCTCTCGGCCAAGGTGGGCGATCAGCTGGACACCAACTTTCTGAACGAGGTGTTAAGCAGCTACGATTTTGAACGAACCGATTTTGTGTACGAGCCTGGACAGTACGCCATCCGCGGGGGCATCATCGATGTTTACTCCTTTGCAGGCGATCTACCGTTCCGCATCGAATTGTTTGGCGACGAAGTGGAAAGCATCCGTACGTTCGATCCCAACACGCAACTGTCCGTCGAGAAACGCGAGTCGGTCGCCATTACGCCCAACGTGCAAACCAAACTTACCGGCGAAAGCCGTGAATCGTTTTTCGGCTTCGTGCCGGACGGGTGCGTAATTTGGTACAAAGACTGGGACTTAACGCTCGACATCATCGGGCAGTCGTTCGAGAAAGTACAGCAGGTGTTTGACCAGATTCTGGAGAAAAACGGCGAACGGGGTGTAGCGTTGCCACCCGATCACCTCTACGAAACGCCGACCAGCTTCGCGAAGAATGCGGCGGCTTATCCCCACATCGAGTTCGGAAATCGGTTTTCGCGTGAAGGAAGTGCGGCCGACGTCATTCAGTTCGAGGCGCATCCTCAGCCTTCCTTTAACAAGGATTTCCAACTGCTGGCCGATAACCTGGCCGAAACACAGGCGCAGGAATTTGTCAACATCATCACGGCCGAAATGCCGAAACAGACGGAGCGACTCCAGACTATTTTTGAAGAGTTGAACCCGCATCTGAAGTTTCAGCCGCTGAACATTTCATTGCGTCAGGGGTTTATCGATGATCTTCAGAAAATCGTCTGTTATACCGACCATCAGATTTTCGATCGTTTTCACCGGTATCATACCAAAGATCGGTACTCCAAAACCAAGGCGCTTACCCTCAAAGAACTGCAAAGCCTGCAACCTGGCGATTACGTTACTCACGTTGACTACGGCATCGGACGGTTTGCCGGGTTGGAAAAAGTAGAGGTCAATGGCAAAGCGCAGGAAGCCATTCGTCTGGTGTACCGCGACGACGATTTTCTGCTGGTGAGCATCCACGCACTGCACAAAATTGCGCGTTACAGTGGTAAAGAGGGGGGACCGCCGCAGATCAACAAACTGGGTTCGGCCGAGTGGGACCAAAAGAAGTCCAAGACAAAAAAGAAAGTCAAGGACATTGCGCGCGAGCTGATCGAACTGTACGCCAAACGCAAAGCAGCCCCCGGCATTCACTACGCTCCCGACGGCTTTTTGCAGGCCGAGCTGGAATCGTCTTTTATCTACGAAGACACACCCGACCAGGCCAAAGCAACCACCGATGTTAAAAACGACATGGAGCAGCCATACCCGATGGACCGGTTGGTGTGCGGCGACGTCGGTTTCGGGAAGACCGAAGTGGCGATTCGGGCGGCCTTTAAAGCAGTAGCGAACGGCAAGCAGGTTGCTGTGCTGGTGCCGACCACCATTCTGGCGTTTCAGCATTTTCGGACGTTCAGCGAACGGTTGGAGCGCTTCCCCGTCACCATCGATTACCTGAACCGTTTCCGGACCTCGGCGCAAAGCCGGGAAACGTTAAAAAAGACAGAGGAAGGCAAAGTAGACATCTTGATCGGGACACACCGGCTGGTCAGCAAAGACGTAAAGTTCAAGGACCTGGGTCTGCTGATCGTGGACGAGGAACAAAAATTCGGGGTGAAGGTAAAAGACCGCCTGAAGGAAATGCGGGTCAACGTCGACGTACTGACGCTAACGGCCACACCGATTCCCAGGACGCTTCAGTTTTCGCTGATGGGAGCGCGCGACTTGTCGATCATCGCCACGCCTCCGACCAACCGCCAGCCCGTCACGACCGAGCTTCACGTTTTTAATGAGGAGTTCATTCGCGACGCCATTAGTTTTGAACTGCAGCGGGGTGGGCAGGTATTCTTCGTACACAACCGCATTCAGGACATCGACGAGATCGCCAACATCATTCTTCGGTTGGTGCCCGACGCCAAAGTCGGAGTGGCACATGGGCAGATGGAGGGGGCCAAGCTTGAAAAGATCATGATGAAGTTTATGGACGGCGAGTACGACGTGCTGGTCTCCACCAACATTATTGAATCCGGTCTGGACATTCCGAATGCCAATACCATTATTATTAACCGCGCGCACATTTTTGGTCTGTCGGACCTGCACCAGATGCGCGGCCGCGTGGGGCGCTCCAACCGGAAAGCATTTTGCTATCTGGTCACCTCGCCGGTTTCCATGCTCACGTCCGATGCCCGCAAGCGGCTGCAAACCCTGGAAGAATTTTCGGAATTAGGCGATGGCTTCAAGGTAGCCATGCGCGATCTGGATATCCGCGGGGCGGGAAATTTGCTGGGCGGTGAGCAAAGCGGTTTCATTACCGACCTGGGCTTTGAGATGTATCACAAAGTGCTTGACGAAGCCATTCAGGAACTGAAGGAGAGCGAATTCCGGGATTTGTTTCAACACGAGATCGACTTGAAGCCGGAAGTCCCTGTGCCAGACTGTTCTATCGAAACCGATATGGAAATAATAATTCCAGAGTCTTACGTGGCAAGCATCTCCGAACGGCTCAATTTATATTCAAAACTTGACAGCATTAAAAACGAGGCAGAGCTGGAGAAATTCGTAGCGTCCATGACCGACCGCTTCGGAGCATTTCCGCCCCAAGTAGAAGATCTGATCCGCACCGTACGGCTGCGCTGGAAGGCGGAACGCGCTGGTTTTGAGAAGCTCGTATTGAAGGAGAACGTGATGAAAGGGTATTTTCTACCTTCTGATCAGGAAGCGTATTACAAATCTGAAACGTTCGGCCGCATTCTCGATTACGTACAGCGCCATCCGAAGACGTGCCGCATGCGCGAAACCAGTAAGCGGCTGATCCTGACAGTACAACACGTCAATTCGATCGAAAAAGCGGCCACAATTCTCGATCAGATGGTGTCAATTTTAGAAACTAGTTCCTGA
- the gldJ gene encoding gliding motility lipoprotein GldJ, translating to MSKITRATQFGLSVAAAACLLSACSKQHPTATNPGGESTATGLAYNDDEGFQVEDYLEQPEGPNLILIEGGRTVLGSSEEDIIYSRDNLERTVTIPTFYMDQTEVANIHWLEYLFYVQRDSAEEVYTAALPDTTVWLSDLAYNDPYVDHYLRYPGFRYYPVVGVTWEQANDYCKWRTAVVNQKLAEDAGIEVPEGGGRIPLESGVVLPAYRLPSEAEWEYAAQALIGTQYGDENQTHKRIYPWDGHALRNPYGKQMGNFLANFKRGRGDYAGIAGKLNDGAMITDQIYAYPPNDFGLYNMAGNVNEWVYDVYRPLTFQQVSDFNPLRRDGYMDEADGYGKDDSYSLIDDHVRVYKGGSWKDVAYWLSPGTRRYLAEDSSTATIGFRCAMIRAGTNY from the coding sequence ATGAGCAAAATCACCAGAGCAACCCAATTCGGGTTATCCGTTGCGGCGGCGGCTTGCCTTTTATCGGCTTGCTCGAAGCAACACCCAACGGCAACCAACCCTGGGGGCGAGAGCACAGCAACAGGTTTGGCGTACAACGACGACGAAGGATTTCAGGTAGAGGATTACCTGGAGCAGCCCGAAGGGCCTAACCTGATTCTGATTGAAGGCGGGCGTACAGTGCTGGGTTCTTCTGAAGAAGACATTATTTATTCACGCGACAACTTGGAGCGGACGGTAACCATCCCGACGTTCTACATGGATCAGACCGAGGTGGCCAACATCCACTGGCTGGAATACCTGTTCTATGTACAGCGCGACTCTGCCGAGGAGGTGTACACGGCGGCCCTGCCGGATACCACCGTTTGGTTGTCGGATTTGGCGTACAACGATCCTTATGTAGATCACTACTTGCGCTACCCCGGTTTCCGGTATTACCCGGTAGTAGGAGTTACCTGGGAACAGGCCAACGACTACTGCAAATGGCGTACGGCCGTTGTAAACCAAAAGTTAGCCGAAGATGCAGGCATCGAAGTTCCGGAAGGTGGCGGTCGTATTCCGCTGGAATCGGGCGTTGTGTTACCGGCCTATCGTCTGCCTTCTGAAGCTGAATGGGAATACGCTGCACAGGCGTTGATCGGTACGCAGTATGGCGACGAAAACCAGACGCACAAACGTATTTATCCTTGGGATGGCCATGCGCTCCGTAACCCTTACGGCAAGCAGATGGGTAACTTCCTGGCGAACTTCAAGCGCGGTCGTGGTGACTATGCCGGTATCGCTGGTAAACTAAACGACGGTGCTATGATCACCGATCAGATTTACGCTTACCCCCCGAACGACTTCGGTTTGTATAACATGGCCGGTAACGTAAACGAATGGGTGTACGATGTATACCGTCCGCTGACGTTCCAACAAGTCTCTGACTTCAACCCGTTGCGTCGTGATGGCTACATGGACGAAGCCGATGGCTACGGAAAGGACGATTCTTATTCGCTGATCGATGACCACGTACGCGTCTACAAAGGTGGTTCCTGGAAAGACGTTGCTTACTGGCTCTCGCCTGGAACACGCCGCTACCTGGCTGAAGATTCCAGCACTGCCACCATCGGTTTCCGCTGCGCCATGATCCGCGCCGGTACCAACTACTAA